One genomic region from Shewanella aestuarii encodes:
- a CDS encoding spinster family MFS transporter, whose translation MKSNNSTIDASGLSVENKLAPPIESPTNRYYVLFMLALVCALAYMDRFVLSVLIEPIKDDLNLSDTQIGLLTGFAFAFFYAVFGIPIARLADKSNRPLIISISVGFWSLMTVACGMSVNFIQLLLSRIGVGVGEAGCIPASHAILGDLFPGKEKAFAIGIFQAGGTVGILAGLILGGVLANSVGWQMTFIIIGLPGVLVGFWLWLTVKDTHRTLNPISTITDDKLNFVETIKYLLKQRTYRNLMLGLSLGAFGNYGIVQWLPSFLIRTHGMSLEEVGVLYGSVMGFGTLFGTLAGAFLAPKLIAKDQRWEVKWMACCSIVVIPLFIGCFLVDSSTLALGLLFIGVFTLSSGTGPSFAALQTIAGPKMKAVAVALTMLTMAILGQGCGPLVVGMISDILVPQFGEESLRYALSISMIILIWAAFHLFKASSTIIEDSHS comes from the coding sequence ATGAAAAGCAACAACAGCACCATTGATGCGAGCGGGTTAAGTGTAGAAAATAAGTTAGCCCCTCCTATAGAGAGCCCAACCAACCGTTATTACGTACTGTTCATGCTAGCTCTTGTATGCGCACTCGCTTATATGGATCGCTTTGTATTATCGGTATTAATTGAACCGATAAAGGATGATTTAAACCTTTCAGATACACAAATTGGCTTATTAACAGGATTCGCTTTCGCTTTTTTCTACGCAGTATTCGGTATCCCCATTGCTAGGCTTGCTGATAAATCCAATCGTCCACTGATAATTTCAATCAGTGTCGGGTTTTGGAGCTTAATGACAGTTGCGTGCGGAATGTCAGTGAATTTCATCCAACTGCTTTTATCCCGGATCGGAGTGGGGGTTGGTGAAGCAGGCTGCATTCCAGCCAGTCATGCAATACTAGGAGATTTATTCCCGGGTAAAGAAAAAGCTTTTGCTATTGGCATTTTTCAAGCCGGTGGCACTGTTGGCATTTTAGCAGGGCTAATCCTAGGAGGGGTGCTTGCCAATAGTGTAGGTTGGCAAATGACCTTTATCATTATCGGCCTACCCGGAGTTCTTGTAGGATTTTGGCTTTGGTTGACGGTTAAAGATACACATAGAACGCTTAATCCCATTTCGACTATTACAGACGATAAACTCAATTTTGTAGAAACCATTAAATACCTTCTCAAACAAAGAACGTATCGCAATCTTATGCTTGGGCTTTCTCTGGGCGCGTTTGGCAATTACGGTATTGTACAATGGTTACCCTCGTTTCTTATCCGCACTCATGGTATGAGCCTAGAAGAAGTAGGAGTGCTTTATGGTTCAGTTATGGGTTTTGGAACCCTATTTGGTACATTAGCAGGCGCATTTTTAGCACCTAAATTGATTGCCAAAGATCAACGCTGGGAAGTTAAATGGATGGCATGCTGCTCCATAGTTGTTATTCCATTGTTTATCGGTTGTTTTTTAGTCGATAGCTCAACACTGGCACTTGGCTTATTGTTTATAGGTGTGTTTACCTTATCATCAGGCACGGGACCATCATTTGCGGCATTGCAAACCATCGCAGGCCCGAAGATGAAAGCGGTTGCCGTCGCGTTGACTATGCTAACTATGGCCATTTTAGGACAAGGCTGCGGCCCGCTAGTGGTCGGCATGATTAGTGACATCTTAGTACCACAATTTGGAGAGGAATCATTAAGATACGCACTAAGCATTTCAATGATCATCTTAATTTGGGCAGCATTCCACTTATTTAAAGCCTCTTCAACTATCATCGAAGATAGTCACTCTTAA
- a CDS encoding threonine/serine exporter family protein: MSLVIIFKARLKDSPWGIFAGIVAFFSAMLGGIYLGESIGIFVGALAVGVYSNLYARWMKAPVSIALLQGIVILVPGSKTYIGLNALISGETMLNQAHIGSQVFLIFMSLIAGLIFANVVVPPRRSL, translated from the coding sequence ATGTCATTGGTGATTATCTTTAAAGCACGATTGAAGGATTCTCCTTGGGGAATTTTTGCTGGCATTGTGGCATTTTTCTCCGCAATGTTAGGTGGTATTTACTTAGGTGAATCTATTGGTATTTTTGTGGGAGCGTTGGCTGTTGGGGTTTACTCCAATTTATATGCTCGCTGGATGAAAGCCCCCGTATCCATTGCGCTACTTCAAGGCATTGTTATCTTAGTCCCAGGCAGTAAAACCTACATTGGCTTAAATGCACTTATTTCAGGTGAAACCATGCTCAATCAGGCCCATATTGGCTCACAAGTGTTCTTGATTTTTATGTCACTTATTGCGGGGCTCATCTTTGCTAATGTGGTGGTTCCGCCAAGACGCTCACTGTAA
- a CDS encoding carbon starvation CstA family protein — protein MLIFFICIALLVLAYKFYSPFVERQAGIDPTAKTPQTRFNDGVDYVEVHPVKAYLIQFLNVAGVGPIFGPILGALYGPVALVWIVIGNILGGAVHDYFSGVLSIKEDGKSLPEIAGHYFNVFFKGVMLVFTAMLLFFVGVVFIMSPAGLLSNLSYFEGTFLSGNTFWVLVILGYYFLATLLPIDKIITKLYPVFGLLMIVMTLSLAVALLMNAPHLPIAEDFLAYFDHSHYNNDLLEPNPNGLPVWPLLFVTITCGAISGFHSTQAPIMARCLTNEKYVRPVYYGAMMSEGIVACVWATAGIAAFPGGYVELKQILDQGGPGLVVNQVATSYLGVMGGIMAIIAVAIFPITSGDTAFRSLRLTIIDAFNIPQSMRNRLLLAVPILVIAYFMTKIDFSLIWRYFAFSNMLLSTSVLWLATKYLFDRGTFHWIVSIPAIIGTSVTVSYIMTAGIGLGMPIELSKPIGAAVGVVVLIALIIAHQKRKAVPA, from the coding sequence ATGCTGATTTTCTTTATCTGTATCGCCTTGCTCGTCCTCGCCTATAAGTTCTATAGCCCTTTTGTAGAACGTCAAGCTGGGATCGATCCAACGGCCAAAACCCCGCAAACACGCTTTAATGATGGTGTGGATTATGTTGAAGTTCATCCTGTAAAAGCGTATTTAATTCAATTTTTAAATGTGGCTGGTGTAGGTCCAATTTTTGGACCAATTTTAGGGGCGCTATATGGTCCTGTTGCACTGGTTTGGATTGTTATTGGTAATATTCTTGGTGGTGCAGTACACGATTATTTTTCTGGTGTGCTGAGTATTAAAGAAGACGGTAAAAGTTTACCTGAAATCGCAGGCCATTATTTTAACGTGTTTTTTAAAGGCGTGATGTTAGTGTTCACCGCTATGCTGCTGTTTTTTGTTGGCGTAGTGTTTATTATGAGTCCTGCTGGATTACTCAGTAACCTCTCCTATTTTGAAGGTACTTTTTTAAGTGGTAACACCTTTTGGGTGTTGGTCATTCTAGGTTACTACTTTTTAGCCACCTTGCTGCCAATTGACAAAATCATTACCAAATTATACCCAGTATTTGGCTTGTTAATGATTGTGATGACACTCTCTTTAGCCGTGGCATTATTAATGAATGCGCCTCATTTACCCATAGCGGAAGACTTTTTGGCTTATTTTGATCATAGCCATTACAACAATGACTTATTAGAGCCAAATCCAAATGGATTGCCAGTTTGGCCATTATTATTTGTCACTATTACTTGTGGTGCTATTAGTGGTTTTCACTCAACACAAGCACCGATAATGGCACGCTGCTTAACCAACGAAAAATATGTTCGCCCAGTTTATTATGGCGCAATGATGTCTGAAGGTATTGTGGCTTGTGTATGGGCTACGGCGGGTATTGCTGCTTTCCCTGGTGGCTATGTTGAACTTAAGCAAATACTTGATCAAGGCGGCCCTGGTTTAGTGGTTAACCAAGTTGCAACCAGTTATTTAGGCGTAATGGGCGGTATTATGGCGATTATTGCCGTGGCGATTTTCCCTATAACATCGGGTGACACAGCCTTTAGATCGCTGCGTCTGACAATTATTGATGCGTTTAATATTCCACAAAGTATGCGTAACCGTTTATTGCTTGCGGTACCCATTTTGGTGATAGCTTACTTTATGACTAAAATCGATTTCTCATTAATTTGGCGCTACTTTGCTTTCTCTAATATGCTGCTTTCAACAAGTGTGTTGTGGTTAGCTACAAAGTATCTATTTGATCGCGGTACTTTCCATTGGATTGTGAGTATTCCAGCCATTATTGGTACAAGCGTTACCGTGTCGTACATTATGACTGCTGGGATTGGTTTAGGTATGCCGATTGAGCTTAGCAAGCCGATTGGTGCTGCTGTCGGTGTTGTAGTGCTAATCGCGCTGATTATCGCCCATCAAAAGCGTAAAGCTGTGCCAGCTTAA
- a CDS encoding sensor domain-containing diguanylate cyclase, which produces MNQLSYKQLIALPVIIVILLIIYSSYLMSRQLEEYARFSHQEDQLLTLNHAVHYLENHGTTANIIQQINTISQITGKRLTLINLQGEVLADSALKQEEAEALENHGQRPEVLSVIQNLNSIGISWRYSNTLKTNLLYTTKSLQINNSTLLLRVAMPQTEVYQNLSIYRTLFYISGTIALLIVTGTGLLIAKYINRRIEEEHQVLERKVQERTQEISALNDISALFSACTDYEELYLILTSSCQQLFPKASGALAIYHSSKALFTNVTSWNLNNSTTHHTFSHDSCWALKVGRPYYKKINAIGCAHNTDHQLAANQLCIPLTARGETLGLLQLYSDEHNYLELNRTTLSTLGENLSLALAGLILLDELRTQALHDPLTGLFNRRHLDEALKSEVSPAKRNNTQLATMMIDADHFKRYNDIHGHDAGDYVLQALSKSILEILRSEDIACRYGGEEFVILLPQTSQQDSIEIAKRLRRVTRNTSLQFKGKTLPNLSLSIGITIFPTDSATENNILKQADAAMYHAKQHGRDQIVCYGDIQT; this is translated from the coding sequence ATGAACCAACTAAGCTACAAACAGCTGATTGCCCTTCCTGTCATCATTGTCATTTTACTTATTATTTACTCCAGTTATTTGATGAGCAGGCAGTTAGAAGAATACGCCAGATTTTCTCATCAAGAAGATCAACTACTCACACTTAACCATGCTGTTCACTATCTTGAAAATCATGGCACCACCGCTAACATCATCCAACAAATCAACACAATTAGCCAAATAACGGGTAAACGCCTGACGTTAATTAATCTTCAAGGTGAAGTGCTAGCAGATAGCGCCTTAAAACAAGAAGAGGCTGAAGCCTTAGAAAACCATGGCCAACGACCGGAAGTACTCAGTGTGATACAAAACCTAAACAGCATTGGTATTTCCTGGCGTTATAGCAACACTTTAAAAACGAATCTGTTATATACAACCAAAAGCCTACAAATTAACAATTCCACGTTATTACTTCGTGTGGCGATGCCGCAAACCGAGGTTTACCAAAACCTTTCTATTTATCGTACGCTTTTTTATATTTCGGGCACCATTGCATTACTGATAGTGACAGGCACAGGCTTGTTAATCGCCAAATACATCAACCGACGTATTGAAGAGGAGCATCAAGTTCTGGAACGTAAAGTCCAAGAAAGAACCCAAGAAATATCCGCACTTAATGATATCAGTGCGTTATTTAGTGCATGTACAGATTACGAAGAGCTTTACCTGATACTGACATCATCATGTCAGCAGTTATTTCCCAAAGCAAGTGGCGCATTAGCCATATACCACTCCTCTAAAGCACTGTTTACCAATGTAACGTCATGGAATTTAAATAACAGCACAACACATCATACATTCTCCCACGACTCTTGCTGGGCCTTAAAAGTAGGTAGGCCCTACTATAAGAAAATCAATGCTATCGGCTGCGCCCATAATACCGACCATCAGTTAGCAGCAAACCAACTTTGTATTCCTTTAACCGCTAGGGGAGAGACTCTCGGTTTGTTACAGCTTTATAGCGATGAACATAACTATTTAGAATTAAATCGCACAACCCTATCCACCTTAGGAGAAAACCTAAGCCTTGCATTAGCTGGCTTAATTTTACTCGACGAACTCAGAACTCAAGCATTACACGATCCTTTAACGGGACTATTCAATCGTCGACACTTAGATGAGGCTCTAAAATCAGAGGTAAGCCCCGCCAAGCGTAACAACACTCAACTAGCCACCATGATGATTGATGCCGATCACTTCAAACGCTACAACGATATTCATGGACATGATGCAGGAGATTATGTGCTGCAAGCATTATCAAAAAGTATCCTTGAAATCCTCCGCAGTGAAGATATTGCTTGCCGCTATGGTGGCGAAGAATTTGTTATTTTACTGCCTCAAACATCACAACAAGACAGCATAGAGATCGCAAAACGGCTGCGCCGAGTGACAAGGAATACATCATTACAATTCAAAGGTAAAACATTACCTAACCTTTCACTGTCCATCGGCATCACTATATTTCCAACAGATTCAGCAACCGAAAATAATATACTAAAACAAGCAGATGCAGCCATGTACCACGCTAAACAACATGGACGAGATCAGATAGTTTGCTATGGTGATATCCAAACTTAA
- a CDS encoding DUF6538 domain-containing protein, with protein sequence MFLPVLQTVLQNGTPKIPYTFQRNGVYYLRVRIPKIIRENTHPPPIIRQSLQTKSSTIAITLVNKLNVRYQS encoded by the coding sequence ATGTTTCTGCCTGTGCTACAAACTGTGCTACAAAATGGTACACCTAAAATCCCCTATACCTTCCAGCGCAACGGGGTCTATTACTTGAGGGTTCGCATACCCAAAATTATTCGAGAGAACACTCATCCTCCGCCTATCATAAGGCAAAGCCTACAAACGAAATCCTCAACAATAGCTATTACGCTGGTTAATAAATTAAATGTAAGATACCAATCGTAA
- the rsmI gene encoding 16S rRNA (cytidine(1402)-2'-O)-methyltransferase, with translation MDQTAALYIVPTPIGNYADITSRAIEVLNQVSLIACEDTRHSGKLLSHFGISTRKTAIHDHNERDRAQWIVEQLATGQSVALISDAGTPLISDPGYHLVKHVREAGYKVVPLPGACAAITALSASGLPSDRFSFEGFLPAKEKGRLDKLSALQQDPRTLIFYESPHRIVQSLESIVKALGEDRQIVMAREVTKTFETFLSGTAAEVLAMVMADDNQQKGEIVLMCHGFIQQQDEDAVPKVAIETLTLLAAELPLKKAAAIAAQIHGLKKNALYKLGLELDL, from the coding sequence ATGGATCAAACCGCAGCACTTTATATTGTTCCCACACCCATCGGCAATTATGCAGATATCACTAGCCGTGCAATTGAGGTGTTAAATCAAGTGAGTTTGATTGCCTGTGAAGATACCCGTCACAGCGGAAAATTATTAAGTCATTTTGGAATATCGACTCGCAAAACCGCGATTCATGATCACAATGAGCGTGACCGCGCCCAGTGGATTGTTGAGCAACTAGCTACAGGGCAATCAGTCGCATTAATTTCTGATGCAGGTACGCCATTAATTTCAGACCCTGGCTATCACTTAGTGAAGCACGTGCGTGAAGCGGGTTATAAAGTGGTGCCCTTACCAGGAGCTTGTGCAGCCATCACTGCGTTGAGTGCATCTGGCTTACCTTCAGACCGATTCAGTTTTGAAGGTTTTTTGCCCGCCAAAGAAAAAGGCCGCTTAGATAAATTATCTGCCTTGCAGCAAGACCCTCGAACATTGATTTTTTATGAGTCGCCACATCGAATAGTACAAAGTCTTGAATCTATCGTGAAGGCCCTAGGTGAAGACCGACAAATTGTGATGGCACGCGAAGTGACTAAAACATTTGAAACTTTTTTGTCGGGCACTGCTGCAGAAGTATTGGCGATGGTGATGGCGGATGATAATCAGCAAAAAGGCGAAATTGTGCTGATGTGCCATGGTTTTATTCAACAGCAAGATGAGGACGCTGTGCCTAAAGTCGCGATTGAAACGTTAACTTTGTTGGCGGCAGAATTGCCGCTTAAAAAAGCTGCGGCGATTGCGGCGCAGATACATGGGCTAAAGAAAAATGCCTTATATAAGCTAGGATTAGAGTTAGACCTCTAG
- a CDS encoding penicillin-binding protein activator: MLKRLISIKFISAATVALLVAGCTVTKEQQTLINSSLVSVEQPASVYLSEATKSTLDEKRDRYLLLAAHAYINDGNYSAAANILTSMQKLMVKEPTILAEHVYLTARITEKTVTPEAALAKLQYPAHWQLPRWQMATYHQFKARLYRETKQPIDQVRQLSMLSNYLPKTEMTQVNDVIWQVLQPLHEETIKTFMQEASNPTFSGWLQLTYIAKHYAVEPTQLVKYLGEWQRNNPEHPGALKLPSDLEQALNAKPFKPQNIAILLPLSGPRASVAEPIRMGIMASYMNEFDSKVTLHFIDTQAGIELAYQQALDKGADFVIGPLLPNEVEELQRINQNKQPLIPQLYLNQTEQFTAIDNQFYFSLSPAQEASDAAKKLFADGVELPLLLVSNDAIGKRMAESFNQAWQSLSESTAEVHYFDPGDQMKLTVQEALGVKNSQARIARMKELLGSKLEADFRSRQDIDAIYMVSQSQNLTLLKAFLDVNFSVFAEPVALYTSSRGRLENESNQSAQELNKVMISDIPWLLQANDETRMVETLWSNWNNSQKRLYAMGFDALDLVNRLAQMHAFPGYQYNGRSGALSVQPNGVIERKLTWGKYQQGRLTPL, encoded by the coding sequence GTGTTAAAAAGACTGATTTCAATTAAATTTATATCTGCCGCCACTGTTGCCTTATTAGTAGCTGGCTGTACGGTTACCAAAGAACAGCAAACGCTGATTAACTCATCACTAGTATCGGTTGAGCAACCTGCTAGCGTATATTTATCTGAGGCAACCAAAAGCACCTTAGATGAAAAACGTGATCGCTATTTATTGTTAGCCGCGCATGCTTATATTAATGACGGTAACTATAGCGCAGCTGCCAATATTCTTACATCAATGCAAAAGTTGATGGTAAAAGAGCCAACCATTTTAGCTGAGCACGTTTATTTAACCGCACGTATCACTGAAAAAACCGTGACGCCTGAGGCCGCACTAGCAAAGCTACAATATCCAGCTCATTGGCAGTTACCTCGTTGGCAAATGGCAACATACCACCAATTTAAAGCACGGCTTTACCGAGAAACTAAGCAACCGATTGATCAAGTTAGGCAGCTGAGCATGTTAAGTAATTACCTGCCGAAAACCGAAATGACTCAAGTCAATGACGTCATCTGGCAGGTGTTACAACCTTTGCATGAAGAAACGATTAAAACCTTTATGCAAGAAGCCTCTAACCCCACGTTTTCTGGTTGGTTACAATTAACTTATATCGCTAAGCATTATGCGGTAGAACCGACGCAGTTGGTGAAATACTTAGGAGAATGGCAACGTAATAACCCTGAACATCCTGGGGCACTCAAACTGCCATCCGATTTAGAACAAGCACTGAATGCAAAACCATTTAAGCCACAAAACATTGCCATTTTATTGCCTTTATCAGGCCCTAGAGCCTCGGTAGCCGAGCCGATTAGAATGGGCATCATGGCCAGTTATATGAATGAGTTTGATAGCAAGGTCACCTTGCATTTTATTGATACTCAAGCGGGTATCGAACTCGCTTACCAACAAGCTCTGGATAAAGGAGCCGACTTTGTTATTGGCCCTTTATTACCCAATGAAGTTGAAGAACTTCAACGCATAAACCAAAACAAACAACCGTTAATTCCGCAGTTGTATTTGAACCAAACAGAGCAATTTACCGCCATTGATAACCAATTTTATTTTTCATTATCTCCCGCTCAGGAAGCCAGTGATGCCGCTAAAAAGCTGTTTGCTGATGGCGTTGAATTACCCCTTTTGCTTGTCAGTAATGATGCCATTGGCAAGCGTATGGCAGAAAGCTTCAACCAAGCCTGGCAAAGCTTGAGTGAGTCGACCGCAGAGGTACACTATTTTGATCCCGGTGATCAAATGAAGCTAACAGTGCAAGAAGCATTAGGGGTTAAAAATAGCCAAGCTCGTATTGCTCGCATGAAAGAGCTATTGGGCAGTAAGCTTGAAGCAGACTTCCGCTCTCGCCAAGATATTGATGCCATTTACATGGTGTCACAATCACAAAACTTAACCCTATTAAAAGCGTTTTTAGATGTTAACTTTAGTGTTTTTGCTGAGCCTGTCGCCCTTTATACCTCAAGCCGTGGCCGACTAGAAAATGAGTCAAACCAATCGGCACAAGAGCTTAATAAAGTCATGATTAGTGATATTCCATGGTTATTACAAGCTAATGATGAAACACGCATGGTAGAAACATTATGGTCCAATTGGAACAATAGCCAAAAACGCTTATATGCAATGGGCTTTGATGCACTGGATTTAGTTAATCGTTTAGCACAAATGCATGCTTTCCCCGGTTATCAATACAATGGCCGCAGTGGTGCATTATCGGTTCAACCTAATGGCGTAATCGAACGTAAATTAACATGGGGTAAATATCAGCAAGGCAGACTTACGCCACTATGA
- a CDS encoding YraN family protein — protein sequence MISGKKTNSGQLAEQQAREYLQRQGLSFVASNVRFPFGEIDLVMQDQQSLVFVEVKYRQSTAFGGAINAISAKQIKRIRLSANAYLQQQAINPPCRFDLVAINHNQIDWIKGCF from the coding sequence ATGATATCAGGGAAAAAGACAAACTCTGGGCAACTTGCAGAGCAACAAGCTCGTGAGTATTTGCAGCGCCAAGGGTTAAGCTTTGTGGCTTCAAATGTCCGTTTTCCTTTCGGTGAAATTGATTTAGTGATGCAAGATCAACAATCTTTGGTGTTTGTTGAAGTTAAATATCGCCAATCAACGGCTTTTGGTGGCGCGATTAATGCCATCAGTGCCAAACAAATAAAACGTATTCGCTTAAGCGCCAATGCCTATTTACAACAACAAGCGATTAATCCCCCTTGTCGATTCGATCTGGTCGCCATTAATCACAACCAAATTGATTGGATTAAAGGATGTTTTTAG
- a CDS encoding phosphoheptose isomerase yields the protein MLERIKDSFTESIQTKIDAAEALPESIEKAAEMMVQCLLGGNKILSCGNGGSAGDAQHFSAELLNRYEIERPPLPAIALSCDTSTITAIANDYSYDEIFSKQILALGQPGDILLAISTSGNSGNVIKAMEAALSRDMTIVALTGKDGGAMAGLMSVGDVEIRVPSNVTARIQEVHLLVIHCLCDNIDRTLFPQDDQA from the coding sequence ATGCTAGAACGTATTAAAGATAGCTTCACAGAATCAATTCAAACTAAAATTGATGCTGCAGAAGCCTTACCTGAGTCAATTGAAAAAGCAGCTGAGATGATGGTGCAATGCTTACTTGGCGGCAATAAAATTCTGTCTTGTGGTAATGGTGGTAGTGCGGGTGATGCACAGCATTTTTCTGCTGAGTTACTTAACCGCTATGAAATTGAACGCCCACCTTTACCTGCAATTGCCTTAAGCTGTGACACATCAACCATTACCGCCATTGCTAACGACTACAGTTATGATGAAATTTTCTCTAAGCAAATTTTAGCCTTAGGTCAACCTGGTGATATTTTACTGGCCATTTCAACCAGTGGTAATTCAGGCAATGTCATTAAAGCTATGGAAGCGGCTCTAAGCCGTGATATGACCATTGTTGCGTTAACTGGTAAAGACGGTGGTGCGATGGCTGGGCTTATGAGCGTAGGCGATGTTGAGATCCGTGTTCCTTCTAATGTGACTGCGCGTATTCAAGAAGTTCACTTATTAGTTATTCATTGCTTATGTGACAACATCGACCGCACCTTATTCCCGCAGGACGATCAAGCATGA
- the dolP gene encoding division/outer membrane stress-associated lipid-binding lipoprotein, with translation MIKLVIIMSVITLLQGCAGAVMVGAVGGAKMVNDNRSLSTQISDTNADFEIASALSKQEDIYKQTNITGVVMNGNVLMIGQAPNSMLRDKAIKIVQGLEIGGKIHNQIRIGNPTSFTTRSNDTWVTTKVKGRMLNEKNLDVTRVKVITENGEVFLLGLIEREQADLAVDIARNTAGVRKVIKVFEYVQPSDDK, from the coding sequence ATGATCAAGCTTGTAATTATCATGTCAGTCATCACCTTATTGCAAGGCTGTGCTGGTGCGGTAATGGTTGGTGCTGTTGGCGGCGCAAAAATGGTGAACGATAATCGTAGCCTGTCTACTCAGATCAGCGATACTAACGCAGACTTTGAGATTGCCAGCGCCTTGTCCAAGCAAGAGGATATCTATAAACAAACCAATATTACCGGTGTAGTAATGAACGGGAATGTATTGATGATAGGCCAAGCGCCTAATTCAATGCTGCGTGACAAAGCAATTAAGATTGTACAAGGTCTTGAAATTGGCGGTAAAATACACAATCAAATTCGCATTGGCAATCCAACGTCATTTACTACACGCAGTAATGACACTTGGGTAACGACCAAAGTTAAAGGTCGTATGCTAAACGAGAAAAACTTAGACGTGACTCGCGTTAAAGTAATTACTGAAAATGGTGAAGTATTTTTACTTGGATTAATTGAGCGCGAACAAGCTGATTTAGCCGTTGATATTGCCCGTAATACCGCTGGCGTACGCAAAGTGATTAAAGTGTTTGAGTATGTGCAGCCCAGTGATGATAAATAA
- the trpS gene encoding tryptophan--tRNA ligase, translating to MTKPIVFSGAQPSGELSIGNYMGALRQWVGMQDSHDCIYCVVDLHAITVRQDPAKLREACLDTLAIYLACGIDPKKSTVFLQSQVPQHTQLSWALNCYTQMGELSRMTQFKDKSQKHANNINVGLFDYPVLMAADILLYQANEVPVGQDQKQHLELTRDIATRFNNAYGETFVVPEPFIPTTGAKVMSLQEPTKKMSKSDENRNNVIGLLDDPKAIMKKVKKAMTDSQEPPVVRFDVDEKPGVSNLLSLMSGCNGQSIASIEKEFEGKMYGHLKVATGEAVVAMLEPLQARFHEFRADQAYLDEVLKSGAEKARARAEVTLKNVYEKIGMIV from the coding sequence ATGACTAAACCCATTGTTTTCAGCGGCGCTCAACCTTCTGGTGAGCTTAGTATTGGTAATTACATGGGCGCGTTACGTCAATGGGTTGGTATGCAAGATAGCCATGATTGTATTTATTGCGTAGTAGATTTACACGCAATTACCGTTAGACAAGATCCAGCCAAATTGCGTGAAGCCTGTTTAGATACCCTAGCTATTTATTTAGCCTGTGGTATAGATCCTAAAAAAAGCACTGTATTTTTACAATCTCAAGTACCTCAGCACACACAGTTAAGCTGGGCATTAAACTGTTATACCCAAATGGGTGAGCTTAGCCGCATGACACAGTTTAAAGATAAGTCGCAAAAACATGCTAACAACATCAATGTGGGTTTGTTTGATTACCCCGTGCTTATGGCTGCTGATATCTTACTTTACCAAGCTAATGAAGTGCCGGTTGGCCAGGATCAAAAACAACATTTAGAGTTAACCCGTGATATTGCGACCCGTTTTAATAATGCTTACGGTGAGACCTTTGTTGTACCAGAGCCATTTATTCCAACAACAGGTGCTAAGGTCATGTCACTGCAAGAGCCGACAAAGAAAATGTCAAAGTCGGATGAAAACCGTAACAACGTGATTGGTTTACTTGATGATCCAAAAGCAATTATGAAGAAAGTCAAAAAAGCCATGACGGATAGCCAAGAGCCTCCGGTGGTGCGTTTTGATGTGGATGAAAAGCCAGGTGTATCCAACCTGCTAAGCTTGATGTCAGGTTGTAATGGCCAGTCTATCGCTTCTATTGAGAAAGAGTTTGAAGGCAAGATGTATGGCCATTTAAAGGTCGCAACTGGTGAAGCCGTTGTCGCCATGCTTGAGCCATTACAAGCGCGTTTTCATGAGTTTAGGGCTGACCAAGCTTATTTGGATGAAGTGTTAAAATCAGGAGCGGAAAAGGCCCGTGCTCGTGCTGAAGTTACTCTTAAGAATGTGTATGAAAAAATCGGTATGATTGTTTAA